From one Candidatus Poribacteria bacterium genomic stretch:
- a CDS encoding nitrate reductase, translating to MPNLPDRTARKVKKTGKAVCPYCGVGCVIRATVQDNKIMRISADDDVAPNYGMLCPKGAHLKQVFQNHDGRLAYPMIRDRRGEPPRQVSWDEAIAFTANRLHEIQLEHGKDSIAFYGSGQLDTEASYVFNKLFKGFLRTNNVDTNSRLCMSSAVVGYMQSFGSDGPPTCYDDIQHADVFLIIGANMAVNHPVLFQMIRKRRATESNTRIITVDPRRSKTAEFSDIHVPLAPGSDVAFLQLIAKRLLAIGRINRRFVRRSTENFSAYENHLDSLDEDDLLTACDIHPARIDEIVEYLSKPSRLLSFYCQGTNQSTSGVDKNVALINLHLQLGEVGIKGAGPFSLTGQPNAMGGREVGYLSHQLPGYRVVTNDMHRAYLEGAWRVPPGSIDPNPGLTAVPMFEAAAEGKVRALWIACTNPAVSMPDTKVSQAGLRRADLVIVQDCYYPTETSEYADVILPAAQWGEKQGTMTNSERLVVRSEQFLTPPSEAKSDWWIFTQVARAMGFKRNFDFYTPEEVWDEYRLLTAGTPCDQMGMTNERLAKTSLRWPCPYPRHPGTPRRYTRRKFFTESEKAQFHTPVYKPPDEDTDAEFPLGLTTGRVESQWHTRTRTGKVPQLVRKDPEPFVEIHPDDAVENDVQDGEWVYLVGRRGRCYAKARVTETIRRGLLFTPFHWGDLFHAETNANYVTNSAFDPVSKQPELKFCAVRIECDDSGGRTTV from the coding sequence ATGCCCAACTTACCTGACCGAACCGCAAGGAAAGTTAAAAAAACAGGAAAAGCGGTATGTCCCTATTGTGGTGTCGGTTGCGTCATCCGCGCAACCGTTCAGGATAACAAAATTATGAGGATTTCAGCGGACGACGATGTCGCCCCAAATTACGGTATGCTCTGTCCAAAAGGCGCACATCTCAAACAAGTTTTTCAAAACCATGACGGAAGGCTCGCCTATCCTATGATTCGCGATCGCCGAGGTGAACCACCACGTCAGGTTTCGTGGGACGAAGCCATCGCCTTCACAGCAAATCGGCTCCACGAAATCCAATTGGAGCACGGCAAAGATTCTATCGCATTCTACGGCTCCGGACAGTTGGACACAGAGGCTTCCTATGTTTTCAATAAACTGTTCAAAGGATTCCTCCGGACGAACAACGTAGACACGAACAGTCGGTTGTGTATGTCTTCTGCGGTGGTCGGTTACATGCAGTCGTTCGGTTCAGATGGACCGCCGACCTGTTACGACGACATCCAGCACGCCGATGTTTTTCTGATTATCGGCGCGAATATGGCGGTAAATCATCCCGTTCTCTTCCAGATGATTCGGAAACGGCGAGCGACTGAGTCGAATACACGGATTATCACCGTGGATCCGCGACGCAGCAAGACAGCGGAATTTTCAGACATCCACGTCCCCCTTGCCCCTGGAAGCGATGTCGCCTTCCTCCAACTCATCGCCAAACGTCTCCTTGCGATAGGACGGATTAATAGACGTTTCGTCCGAAGGAGCACAGAAAACTTCAGTGCTTATGAAAACCACTTGGATAGCTTAGATGAAGATGATCTTCTCACTGCCTGCGATATTCACCCCGCGCGTATCGACGAGATTGTCGAATATCTTTCTAAGCCGAGTCGTTTGCTTAGTTTTTACTGTCAAGGCACGAATCAAAGCACAAGCGGTGTTGACAAAAATGTCGCCCTCATCAACCTACATCTCCAGTTAGGTGAAGTCGGTATAAAGGGTGCCGGTCCGTTCTCACTCACAGGGCAACCGAATGCGATGGGCGGTAGAGAGGTCGGATATCTATCACACCAATTACCCGGTTACCGGGTCGTCACGAACGATATGCACCGCGCTTATTTAGAGGGTGCCTGGCGCGTTCCACCCGGTAGCATTGACCCGAATCCCGGTCTAACAGCAGTCCCGATGTTTGAGGCGGCAGCTGAGGGTAAGGTTCGCGCCCTCTGGATCGCCTGCACGAACCCCGCTGTCAGCATGCCCGATACAAAAGTGTCGCAAGCAGGACTCCGGCGTGCTGATCTGGTCATCGTGCAGGATTGTTATTACCCGACAGAGACATCGGAGTACGCCGATGTGATCCTTCCTGCAGCGCAGTGGGGTGAAAAGCAAGGCACTATGACGAACAGCGAACGGCTTGTCGTCCGAAGTGAGCAGTTCCTCACGCCACCCAGTGAAGCGAAATCGGATTGGTGGATATTCACGCAGGTCGCAAGAGCGATGGGATTCAAACGGAATTTTGATTTCTATACACCTGAAGAGGTATGGGATGAATATCGGCTTTTAACCGCAGGGACACCGTGCGATCAGATGGGAATGACGAACGAACGGCTCGCGAAGACATCACTTCGCTGGCCCTGTCCTTACCCGAGACACCCTGGGACACCTCGTCGGTATACGCGTAGGAAGTTTTTCACTGAGTCTGAGAAGGCACAATTTCATACGCCCGTCTATAAGCCTCCTGATGAAGATACAGATGCAGAATTTCCGCTCGGCTTAACGACAGGACGCGTTGAGAGCCAGTGGCATACCCGGACCCGGACGGGCAAGGTGCCGCAGCTGGTGCGTAAAGACCCGGAACCTTTCGTGGAAATCCATCCCGATGATGCGGTAGAAAACGATGTTCAAGACGGTGAGTGGGTATACCTTGTCGGGCGACGCGGAAGGTGCTATGCAAAGGCACGTGTCACAGAGACGATTCGACGTGGCTTACTCTTTACGCCTTTTCATTGGGGGGATCTTTTCCATGCCGAAACGAATGCGAACTATGTCACGAATTCTGCGTTTGATCCGGTATCCAAGCAACCGGAGTTGAAATTCTGTGCTGTTCGGATTGAATGTGATGATTCGGGGGGACGAACCACCGTTTAA
- a CDS encoding MFS transporter produces the protein MNIKNKATQINLFSLKTVQMRTFHTTWFAFFLAFFGWFGIAPLMAIVREDLMLTKAQIGNTIIASVAITVIVRILIGPLCDRIGSRKAYTWLLILGSLPVMGIGLAQNYETFLLFRLAIGAIGAAFVITQYHTSTMFAPNCVGTANATTAGWGNLGGGVTQMVMPLIFTAVLSFGVDKFLGWRLAMIIPGIALFITGFAYYFLTQDAPNGNYKELRDRGDLEPAKGKGMESFMLAIKDYRVWALFFIYAACFGVELTINNVAALYYHDHFQLDVKTAGLIAGLFGLMNIFARTVGGAFSDFFAKKMGLRGRVMFLFVVLLGEGIMLIVFSQMAVLVLAVGTMIVFSLFVQMSEGATYGIVPFINRKALGAVAGIVGAGGNAGAVAAGFLFRSESITMQQGLLYLGIMVAVASVATALVRFSPAVENAEKKAFDAALAEKQRLRAEAF, from the coding sequence ATGAACATAAAAAATAAAGCGACACAAATAAATCTTTTCAGTTTAAAAACCGTTCAGATGCGCACCTTCCATACCACATGGTTTGCGTTCTTTCTTGCCTTTTTTGGATGGTTCGGTATCGCGCCACTCATGGCAATTGTGCGTGAAGACCTAATGCTAACAAAAGCACAAATTGGTAACACGATTATTGCCTCTGTTGCAATCACAGTTATTGTGCGAATCTTAATCGGACCGCTGTGCGACCGGATCGGTTCTCGAAAGGCGTACACGTGGTTGCTGATTCTCGGTTCACTACCCGTCATGGGTATCGGTCTCGCTCAGAATTACGAGACGTTTCTGCTATTCCGATTGGCAATCGGTGCGATCGGTGCCGCGTTCGTCATCACGCAGTATCATACATCAACGATGTTCGCCCCGAATTGTGTCGGCACAGCAAACGCAACAACAGCAGGCTGGGGGAACCTCGGCGGCGGTGTCACGCAGATGGTGATGCCTCTCATCTTTACCGCTGTTCTCAGTTTCGGTGTGGACAAATTCCTCGGATGGCGGTTGGCAATGATTATTCCTGGGATCGCTCTGTTTATCACCGGTTTCGCGTATTACTTCCTTACGCAAGACGCACCCAATGGGAACTATAAGGAACTCCGGGACCGAGGTGACCTCGAACCCGCGAAAGGCAAGGGCATGGAGTCTTTCATGCTGGCGATTAAAGACTATCGCGTCTGGGCACTCTTTTTCATTTATGCTGCCTGTTTCGGGGTGGAACTTACTATTAACAACGTGGCAGCACTCTACTACCACGATCATTTCCAGTTAGATGTCAAAACTGCCGGACTCATTGCAGGGTTGTTCGGTCTAATGAACATTTTTGCGCGGACTGTCGGCGGGGCTTTTTCTGACTTCTTTGCAAAAAAGATGGGACTCCGTGGACGCGTCATGTTCCTCTTCGTTGTCCTGTTAGGTGAAGGGATCATGCTTATCGTGTTCTCTCAAATGGCGGTTCTCGTGCTTGCTGTCGGCACGATGATTGTCTTCAGTCTCTTTGTGCAGATGTCCGAAGGTGCAACTTATGGGATTGTCCCGTTTATTAATCGAAAGGCGTTAGGAGCCGTTGCAGGTATTGTGGGTGCGGGTGGAAACGCTGGTGCAGTCGCAGCGGGTTTTCTGTTCCGTTCTGAGAGCATCACAATGCAGCAAGGTTTGTTATATCTCGGCATCATGGTTGCAGTCGCTTCGGTCGCTACAGCATTGGTGAGATTCTCACCGGCAGTCGAAAACGCAGAGAAGAAAGCATTTGATGCCGCACTCGCTGAGAAACAACGCCTGAGAGCTGAAGCTTTTTAA
- a CDS encoding ferredoxin--nitrite reductase, which translates to MNQSKKKVTSTSRGVRSAPSLKSARVSKKAKSKINAAEALKREKNGLKVINDIPNYIQEGWESIPPNERDRLKWVGVFFRKQTPGAFMMRLRMSSGFSNSEQFRAIAEISEAHGPGFVDLTTRQQIQLRGFTIENVQHIWNRLEEVGLGSLQTGFDNIRGVIGCPAAGLTPNELFDASHVGREFTKLCVGNKEFTDIPRKFNVGITGCLDNCTHTASQDIALTPAVKDIDGEKINGFNVAVGGKMGSGGYTLAQPLDVFITPKEASVLCADITLIFRDHGPRTARNKSRLAFLIADWGVDKFRKELESHRHRKQPLLTAGKEARGKNKTDHTGIFSQKQPHLNYVGLVVPVGRMTTTQLSEVARIADEYGNGDIRLTQGQNLIITNVPDAKIGDLTAEPLLQELRYDPSEVMRGMVSCTGIDYCHFSLIETKERAMEAIRHLEAKLGNTKPLTIHWSGCPNGCGNHAAADIGLLGKKTKIDGIVTDAVDVFLKGDAGAHPKIAPKLLENVPCDELPQVLEGLIPYLSRR; encoded by the coding sequence GTGAACCAATCAAAAAAGAAAGTTACTTCCACAAGCCGAGGTGTGCGTTCAGCACCGAGTTTGAAAAGCGCGAGGGTTTCCAAAAAAGCAAAGTCCAAGATAAACGCTGCGGAAGCTCTGAAGCGAGAGAAAAACGGACTTAAGGTCATCAATGATATTCCAAACTACATTCAGGAGGGTTGGGAATCTATTCCCCCGAACGAACGTGATCGGCTTAAGTGGGTAGGTGTTTTTTTTCGAAAGCAAACCCCTGGTGCATTCATGATGCGTCTCCGTATGTCAAGTGGCTTTAGCAATTCGGAGCAGTTCCGCGCCATTGCTGAAATCAGTGAAGCACACGGACCCGGGTTCGTTGATCTCACAACGCGTCAGCAGATTCAATTGCGAGGTTTCACGATTGAGAATGTCCAACATATCTGGAATCGGCTCGAAGAGGTCGGTTTAGGTTCACTCCAAACAGGCTTCGATAACATCCGCGGTGTGATCGGATGCCCCGCTGCGGGCTTGACACCCAATGAGCTCTTTGATGCTTCGCATGTCGGTAGGGAATTCACAAAACTCTGTGTTGGTAATAAGGAATTTACCGATATTCCGCGGAAGTTTAACGTCGGTATCACAGGATGTTTGGATAACTGCACGCATACCGCCTCGCAGGACATTGCCCTTACACCAGCGGTGAAAGACATTGACGGTGAAAAGATAAACGGCTTTAACGTCGCTGTCGGTGGGAAGATGGGTTCTGGTGGTTACACCCTCGCGCAACCCCTTGATGTGTTTATTACGCCTAAAGAAGCCTCAGTCTTGTGTGCGGACATTACGCTAATCTTTCGAGATCACGGACCTCGGACAGCTCGCAATAAATCTCGCCTCGCTTTTCTGATTGCAGATTGGGGTGTAGACAAATTCCGAAAAGAATTGGAAAGCCATCGGCACAGAAAGCAGCCGCTCCTGACAGCGGGGAAAGAAGCACGTGGTAAGAACAAGACTGATCACACGGGCATTTTCTCACAGAAACAGCCACACCTCAACTACGTCGGTCTTGTTGTCCCAGTCGGACGGATGACAACAACACAACTTTCCGAGGTCGCCCGGATCGCAGACGAATACGGCAACGGCGACATCCGTCTCACACAGGGGCAGAATTTGATTATTACCAACGTGCCAGACGCAAAAATCGGAGACCTCACCGCGGAACCGCTCTTACAGGAACTCCGCTATGATCCTTCGGAAGTCATGCGCGGTATGGTGAGTTGCACTGGCATTGACTACTGCCACTTCTCGCTGATTGAAACCAAAGAACGCGCCATGGAAGCGATCCGACATCTGGAGGCGAAACTCGGCAACACTAAACCGCTTACGATACACTGGTCGGGATGCCCAAATGGGTGTGGCAACCACGCTGCGGCAGACATCGGACTCCTCGGTAAGAAGACCAAAATTGACGGGATCGTCACCGATGCAGTGGACGTATTCCTGAAAGGAGATGCCGGGGCACATCCGAAAATCGCACCGAAGTTATTGGAGAACGTCCCTTGCGATGAACTACCGCAAGTACTTGAGGGACTCATTCCTTACCTCTCACGGAGATAG
- a CDS encoding ANTAR domain-containing protein — MEAVPSTPESPPVTGKGRILIIDNNPERAHSLIQILEASRYKVAVPVRLQEGLTEQVTQIKPDIILIGVDFPGQTVLSWVASLHESYPCPTVMFSRDERSKTIQAATRAGVSAYAVGKLTGARVKTIIEAAVARFYEYRALQEELEKTKTNLAERKIIERAKEVVAQQRGCNESQAYQILRKMAMNRRKRLAEISQDVLSVADVLTNKL; from the coding sequence ATGGAAGCAGTCCCCTCAACGCCGGAATCCCCACCCGTTACTGGGAAGGGGCGAATTTTAATCATTGATAACAATCCAGAACGCGCACATTCGCTAATCCAGATACTGGAAGCAAGCCGTTACAAAGTCGCTGTACCTGTGCGTCTACAGGAAGGTTTAACTGAGCAGGTTACACAGATAAAGCCAGACATCATATTGATCGGCGTTGACTTCCCAGGACAAACGGTTCTCAGTTGGGTCGCGTCTCTGCACGAGAGTTACCCGTGTCCGACAGTCATGTTTTCACGTGATGAACGATCGAAAACGATTCAGGCAGCGACGCGTGCGGGTGTCTCGGCGTATGCCGTCGGGAAACTTACGGGTGCCCGAGTGAAAACCATTATTGAAGCAGCTGTCGCTCGATTCTACGAATATCGGGCATTGCAAGAAGAACTTGAAAAAACGAAAACAAATCTTGCCGAACGCAAAATCATTGAACGTGCGAAGGAAGTGGTCGCACAGCAACGTGGCTGCAACGAATCACAAGCGTATCAAATTTTGCGGAAGATGGCGATGAATCGCAGAAAACGGCTCGCGGAAATCTCACAAGACGTGCTGTCTGTCGCTGACGTTTTAACAAATAAGTTGTAG
- a CDS encoding methyltransferase domain-containing protein, whose protein sequence is MNTDLRDYPLTSTIIKLKTGRVQLTIVEDPDWFLERLSREDDQGKLYLPYWTYLWESSIGLAHHIEKIGTRLKDVHILEIGCGFGLAGIVACQMGGRVVFTDAEQEALRFAHHNAEQNDVSQRADFVLMDWNTPCFNRKFLSILAADVIYEEPHWIPILTLLQEHLAHNGVALFSEPNRSNATGFFKLLTDNGFVYQKNSTPVTLDGQTSQVNIYAVQRSV, encoded by the coding sequence ATGAACACCGATTTGCGAGACTATCCGCTAACAAGTACCATCATTAAGCTGAAAACCGGTCGGGTTCAACTCACAATCGTAGAGGACCCCGATTGGTTTCTCGAACGACTCAGTCGAGAAGACGATCAAGGCAAACTTTACCTTCCCTATTGGACCTATCTCTGGGAGTCTTCGATCGGTCTCGCCCACCACATAGAAAAAATCGGCACGCGCCTAAAAGATGTGCACATCTTAGAAATCGGATGTGGGTTTGGACTGGCAGGAATTGTTGCCTGTCAAATGGGTGGGCGCGTGGTTTTCACGGATGCGGAACAGGAAGCACTCCGCTTCGCACACCACAACGCCGAACAGAATGATGTGAGCCAACGCGCCGATTTCGTCCTGATGGATTGGAACACCCCCTGCTTCAATCGCAAATTTCTGTCCATTCTCGCCGCCGATGTCATTTACGAAGAACCGCATTGGATACCGATCCTGACGCTACTTCAGGAGCATCTCGCCCATAATGGTGTCGCTCTCTTTTCCGAACCGAATCGTAGCAACGCGACCGGTTTTTTCAAACTGCTCACTGACAACGGCTTCGTCTATCAAAAGAACTCCACCCCTGTCACATTGGACGGACAAACCTCTCAAGTTAATATCTACGCCGTGCAGCGGTCTGTATAG
- a CDS encoding Uma2 family endonuclease yields MGASAAQTYLTPEEYIAFERKALPDAEIIRHEYLNGELIAMSGASRAHNLITGNISGEFRNLLRGSRCETYANEMRVSTPTTTSYFYPDVVVVCDEPRFEDDVFDTLLNPILLVEVLSLSTKAYDRGEKFAHYRQLPSLQEYLLVAQDEVCVEHYRRQEKQWIFTEFQAIEESLPLTSIQCELFLQEIYERVTFPE; encoded by the coding sequence ATGGGAGCCTCTGCAGCACAAACATACCTCACCCCCGAAGAATACATCGCTTTTGAACGCAAAGCACTTCCAGACGCAGAAATAATCAGGCATGAGTACTTAAACGGTGAGTTAATCGCGATGTCTGGCGCGAGCCGGGCGCATAACCTCATTACAGGTAATATATCTGGTGAGTTCCGTAACCTGTTAAGAGGGAGCAGATGCGAAACTTACGCGAACGAGATGCGTGTGAGCACCCCCACGACAACATCCTATTTCTATCCAGATGTCGTTGTCGTTTGTGACGAACCCCGTTTTGAAGATGACGTTTTCGACACACTCCTTAACCCTATTCTTTTGGTAGAAGTTCTCTCACTCTCAACCAAAGCGTATGACCGAGGCGAAAAATTCGCGCACTACCGACAACTCCCATCGTTGCAGGAATACCTCCTCGTCGCCCAAGACGAGGTTTGTGTGGAGCACTACCGTCGCCAAGAGAAACAGTGGATTTTCACCGAATTCCAAGCTATTGAGGAAAGTCTACCCCTTACCTCTATCCAATGCGAATTGTTTTTACAGGAAATCTACGAACGCGTCACGTTTCCTGAGTAG
- a CDS encoding AIR synthase family protein, which yields MNLPVGKLKHDFLKELLPTHDRNTDVVVGPQLGEDAAVMAFGDNYLVATSDPITFATEDIGWYVVCVNSNDIAAMGAVPKWLLVTLLLPEDATTSTMVRDIMAQITEACAAFNIALCGGHTEITPAVTQPVVIGQMMGVTHKDTLFTSADACAGDALILTKGIGIEATAIIARECEDQLHDKCDAQFLEQAKNYLTDPGISVLKDAQIAIATGGVHAMHDVTEGGVATAVYELATAAELGVTVYSDKLLDSPILYSNITRTLCDMFGLNPLGIISSGAMLIASAPEKGETICQVLGMAGINADIIGKFSPPEHGLWLEDTTGRQQPLPIFETDEIAKLF from the coding sequence ATGAATCTGCCCGTTGGAAAACTGAAACACGACTTTTTAAAAGAACTTCTACCCACACACGACAGAAATACAGACGTGGTTGTCGGTCCACAACTCGGCGAAGATGCCGCAGTCATGGCATTCGGGGACAATTACCTCGTTGCGACGAGCGACCCGATAACCTTTGCGACTGAAGATATTGGGTGGTACGTGGTCTGTGTTAATAGCAATGACATCGCTGCGATGGGGGCTGTGCCGAAATGGTTGCTGGTAACGCTGCTGTTACCCGAAGATGCAACCACCTCTACAATGGTTCGCGACATCATGGCACAAATCACAGAGGCATGTGCGGCGTTCAACATCGCGCTTTGTGGTGGACACACCGAAATCACACCTGCTGTGACACAACCCGTTGTCATCGGACAAATGATGGGGGTTACCCATAAAGATACGTTGTTCACTTCGGCGGATGCCTGCGCAGGGGATGCTCTCATTCTCACAAAAGGAATCGGCATTGAGGCAACAGCAATCATCGCGCGCGAGTGTGAAGATCAGTTGCATGATAAATGTGATGCCCAATTCTTGGAGCAGGCAAAGAACTATCTCACGGATCCCGGAATTTCTGTGCTAAAGGATGCCCAAATCGCAATCGCCACAGGTGGCGTGCACGCCATGCACGATGTCACAGAAGGCGGTGTCGCAACCGCTGTTTACGAGTTGGCAACCGCCGCCGAGTTAGGGGTGACCGTCTATTCGGATAAACTTCTTGACTCACCCATATTGTATAGCAATATAACACGGACGTTATGTGATATGTTTGGACTCAATCCGCTTGGTATCATTTCATCGGGTGCCATGTTAATTGCCTCGGCACCTGAAAAAGGCGAAACAATCTGTCAAGTCCTCGGTATGGCTGGTATCAATGCGGATATTATCGGAAAGTTTTCACCACCTGAGCACGGATTGTGGTTGGAAGATACCACTGGCAGACAACAACCACTACCTATTTTTGAGACGGACGAAATCGCTAAACTTTTCTAA